One window of the Methylocystis parvus OBBP genome contains the following:
- a CDS encoding 2Fe-2S iron-sulfur cluster-binding protein — MSLLIYKDRPVDIAPGETVLDALLRAGVEAPYSCRAGNCQTCLHRAVEGAPPAESQRGLTEAQKALGFFLPCICTPKAPLAIAPPDDAGAAVEATVREIAPLSHDIVRLRIETSDFAYRPGQFLELIAAEDLKRHYSLASHPEEDPFLELHIRLHAGGRMSRHVREILAPGHKLQIAGPRGTCFYEGVEKDQPLILIGAGTGLAPLYGVLRDALRKEHRGPIRLYHGARERKGLYLMDELAALAKTRDNVDYLPATLDSGGDIAALALEAEKSRAAHSAFFLCGGEALVKRLKRDFFMSGASMKAIRSDVFTPAGKSEPAYPSLRGAKATSNPGP; from the coding sequence TTGAGCCTGCTCATCTATAAGGATCGCCCGGTCGACATCGCGCCGGGCGAAACCGTTCTCGACGCCCTGCTGCGCGCGGGCGTCGAGGCGCCCTATTCCTGTCGCGCCGGCAATTGCCAGACCTGCCTGCACCGCGCTGTCGAGGGCGCGCCCCCGGCGGAGTCGCAACGGGGCCTGACTGAGGCGCAAAAGGCGCTCGGTTTCTTCTTGCCCTGCATTTGCACGCCGAAGGCCCCGCTCGCCATCGCGCCTCCGGACGACGCTGGCGCCGCGGTCGAAGCGACGGTCAGGGAAATCGCGCCGCTCTCCCACGATATCGTTCGGCTGCGAATCGAGACCTCGGATTTCGCCTATCGGCCGGGGCAGTTTCTCGAGCTGATCGCGGCGGAAGATCTCAAGCGCCATTATTCGCTCGCGAGCCATCCCGAGGAAGATCCGTTTCTTGAACTGCATATCAGGCTGCACGCCGGCGGCCGCATGAGCCGGCATGTGCGGGAAATCCTCGCGCCCGGCCATAAACTCCAAATCGCCGGACCGCGCGGAACATGCTTCTATGAAGGAGTCGAAAAGGATCAGCCGCTGATCCTGATCGGAGCCGGAACCGGCCTGGCGCCGCTTTACGGCGTGCTGCGCGACGCGTTGCGAAAAGAGCATCGCGGGCCGATCCGGCTTTATCACGGCGCGCGCGAGCGCAAGGGGCTCTATCTGATGGATGAATTGGCCGCGCTGGCGAAGACGCGCGACAATGTCGACTATCTTCCCGCGACGCTCGACTCGGGCGGCGACATCGCCGCGCTGGCGCTCGAAGCCGAAAAATCGCGGGCGGCGCATTCAGCGTTCTTTCTCTGCGGCGGGGAAGCGCTCGTCAAAAGGCTGAAGCGCGATTTCTTCATGAGCGGCGCGAGTATGAAGGCCATACGCTCGGACGTGTTTACGCCAGCGGGTAAGTCCGAGCCCGCCTATCCATCATTGCGAGGAGCGAAAGCGACAAGCAATCCAGGGCCGTGA